A genomic stretch from Candidatus Methanomassiliicoccus intestinalis Issoire-Mx1 includes:
- a CDS encoding carboxymuconolactone decarboxylase family protein codes for MTKLHSIIMPCGQNSKGCSSPDGKCSIPKTNDGSCESRERADKAVEDMKNCMGGYVPCALDHIRQYHPDLAVTIKEMDKVLMEDGALDRKTKRLIALACVAVRMCEDCIYPQARVAANYGATSEEIIEAMHVAVVVGGVPSWSMAKRGLTQILEELKNEEAEKSE; via the coding sequence ATGACTAAACTACATTCGATAATCATGCCATGTGGTCAGAATTCAAAAGGATGCAGCAGTCCAGACGGAAAATGCAGCATTCCCAAAACAAATGATGGAAGCTGCGAAAGCAGAGAACGTGCTGATAAGGCAGTCGAAGATATGAAAAACTGCATGGGTGGGTATGTGCCCTGTGCTTTAGACCATATCAGGCAGTATCATCCCGATTTAGCAGTGACTATCAAGGAAATGGATAAAGTTCTGATGGAAGACGGGGCTCTGGACCGCAAGACAAAGAGGCTGATTGCTTTAGCCTGTGTGGCGGTCCGCATGTGTGAGGACTGCATTTATCCTCAGGCACGCGTTGCTGCCAACTATGGTGCAACCAGCGAGGAAATCATTGAAGCGATGCATGTCGCCGTTGTCGTTGGCGGAGTTCCCTCCTGGTCAATGGCAAAAAGAGGCCTGACTCAGATTCTGGAAGAACTCAAAAACGAAGAGGCCGAAAAATCAGAATGA
- a CDS encoding amidase family protein: protein MSLEKFIEAADKHEVFADRLDKVELDGCKFHFSAKDNLCSTEFQARAGSRILEGYRPPFDATPVRKMREAGGLLIGKTNMDEFGFGTFSVNSAYGIPKNPFDPQRSCGGSSGGAAAAACIIPGHVALGVSTGGSISCPASFCGVVGFTPTYGRVSRYGLIDYGNSLDKVGILSRTAKDVRRFLPVISGKDERDPTSCTQPSLDMNGKVAEVAVPSELTQNISAEVMSCFENALKQLEDMGIKVRRISMPSLKYAIPAYYILATSEASTNLARYCGMRFGVMNEDFDKSFNEFFSKPRSEEFGDEAKRRVLLGTFSRMVGFRNKYYMKALQVRQLIIREYNKVFEECDAVVSPTMPFIPKRFDEIASMAPLEIYQADFLTVPPNLTGMPHVSVPCGYHDSLPVGLQAVAAQWNEGSLVEFAENWESNFEYKFPEAVQ, encoded by the coding sequence ATGAGCCTGGAAAAGTTCATAGAAGCCGCTGACAAACACGAAGTGTTCGCCGACCGTTTGGATAAAGTAGAGTTAGACGGCTGCAAGTTTCATTTTTCAGCTAAAGACAACTTATGCTCTACAGAATTTCAGGCCAGGGCAGGCAGCAGAATTCTTGAGGGGTACAGACCTCCCTTTGATGCCACGCCTGTCAGGAAAATGAGGGAAGCTGGAGGCCTGCTGATCGGCAAAACCAACATGGATGAGTTCGGTTTTGGAACTTTCAGCGTCAATTCTGCATATGGCATTCCCAAGAATCCTTTTGATCCTCAGAGAAGCTGCGGCGGATCTTCAGGAGGAGCTGCGGCTGCGGCCTGCATCATTCCCGGCCATGTAGCATTAGGAGTCAGCACTGGAGGTTCAATCTCCTGTCCCGCCTCATTCTGCGGCGTTGTGGGCTTCACACCTACATACGGTAGAGTTTCAAGATATGGTCTCATCGACTACGGCAACTCCTTGGATAAAGTAGGCATTCTTTCTCGAACAGCTAAAGATGTCAGAAGGTTTCTGCCTGTAATCTCAGGAAAGGATGAGAGGGACCCGACCTCATGCACGCAGCCTTCGTTGGATATGAACGGAAAGGTTGCAGAGGTGGCAGTACCTTCAGAGCTGACGCAGAACATCAGCGCAGAGGTTATGTCCTGCTTTGAGAATGCATTGAAGCAGCTGGAAGATATGGGAATAAAAGTCCGCAGAATCAGCATGCCTTCTCTGAAGTACGCGATCCCTGCATATTACATCCTGGCAACATCCGAAGCATCCACAAATCTAGCAAGATACTGTGGAATGAGATTCGGTGTAATGAATGAAGATTTTGACAAAAGTTTCAACGAGTTCTTTTCCAAACCAAGATCCGAGGAGTTCGGTGATGAGGCCAAGAGAAGGGTGCTTCTGGGAACATTCTCAAGAATGGTTGGATTTAGAAACAAATATTACATGAAGGCTCTGCAGGTCAGGCAGCTGATTATACGAGAATATAACAAAGTGTTCGAGGAATGCGATGCGGTTGTCAGCCCTACGATGCCTTTCATCCCCAAGCGTTTTGACGAGATTGCCTCCATGGCGCCTCTTGAAATATATCAGGCTGACTTCCTGACAGTGCCGCCGAACCTCACGGGAATGCCGCATGTGTCAGTTCCCTGCGGATATCATGACAGTCTACCAGTAGGACTGCAGGCTGTGGCTGCGCAGTGGAATGAAGGAAGCTTAGTTGAATTTGCAGAAAACTGGGAGTCAAATTTTGAATATAAGTTCCCGGAGGCGGTACAATGA
- a CDS encoding Lrp/AsnC family transcriptional regulator: MKMLDELDSRIIEELCISSQGSYRQIAKRLGVHPTTLIQRIKTMEDAGIICGYRATIDYLKLGYEFMALVHVYVEGDVLDVQGKIKAMDNVLAIFDVTGECDSIIWVACKDRDEFSDMVKRIVAIHGVKKTNTYVILNLIKDPNQFIPRVPHIESVPTEEE; encoded by the coding sequence ATGAAAATGCTAGATGAATTGGATTCTAGAATAATAGAAGAACTCTGCATCTCCAGCCAGGGTTCTTACCGTCAAATTGCTAAGCGTCTCGGGGTACACCCTACTACTCTGATTCAAAGAATAAAGACCATGGAGGATGCGGGAATAATCTGCGGATACCGCGCCACTATTGATTATCTCAAGCTCGGCTACGAATTCATGGCGCTTGTCCATGTTTATGTCGAAGGCGATGTTCTTGATGTTCAGGGAAAAATCAAGGCAATGGATAATGTACTGGCGATCTTCGATGTCACAGGAGAATGTGATTCTATCATCTGGGTTGCCTGCAAAGATAGAGATGAATTTTCAGACATGGTGAAAAGGATAGTTGCAATACACGGTGTTAAGAAAACCAATACATACGTGATTTTGAATCTTATCAAAGATCCCAATCAATTCATTCCTAGGGTTCCGCATATCGAGTCTGTTCCTACGGAAGAGGAATGA
- the gatB gene encoding Asp-tRNA(Asn)/Glu-tRNA(Gln) amidotransferase subunit GatB: protein MKIGLEVHVQLPTKSKLFCSCPTGSENGPNGSICPVCLGFPGSKPSLNRKALEMGILIAKFMGCTITDRIWFSRKTYFYPDLPKNFQTTQYESPVGTDGVFVVGGKEIHINRVHIEEDPGRIKRVGKSGSELALIDYDRSGIPLVEIVTAPDMSSPAEAREFLTTLMNELRQLIGVSGQEQTMRVDANISVGVERVEIKNITGVKNVERGLKFEVIRQTKMLAAKKKIVRETRHFDEERGVTTPGREKEFEEDYGYIGEPDLGTYTITEMAAALKVPETPLIRAKRFEKEYGMQFSTAKQLVATSWDLADIFEELAAKIGAEKAASWCLGALSSRWKGLQEKMSDELHETLLQIVIEAAEGKITDSDAKLRIEALSKGKEISSTDDVDVDVDSLITQIADEHPEVVEDYRTNPKAANFIIGRVMKETKGKFSSQEIAEKAKKELESRL, encoded by the coding sequence ATGAAGATCGGACTGGAAGTTCATGTGCAGCTGCCTACCAAAAGCAAGTTGTTCTGCTCTTGTCCTACGGGAAGCGAGAACGGCCCCAACGGTTCAATATGTCCGGTGTGCCTGGGATTCCCCGGCTCCAAGCCTTCTCTCAACCGCAAAGCCTTGGAAATGGGGATATTGATCGCTAAATTCATGGGATGCACCATAACAGACAGGATCTGGTTCTCCAGAAAGACGTATTTCTATCCGGATCTGCCGAAAAACTTCCAGACTACTCAGTATGAATCTCCAGTAGGAACAGACGGCGTGTTTGTTGTAGGCGGCAAGGAAATTCACATCAACAGAGTACATATCGAAGAGGACCCGGGAAGGATAAAACGTGTCGGTAAATCCGGCTCTGAGCTGGCTCTCATCGACTACGATCGTTCCGGCATACCCCTGGTGGAGATTGTGACTGCGCCGGATATGAGCTCACCTGCTGAGGCAAGAGAGTTCCTTACTACTTTGATGAATGAATTGAGACAGCTGATAGGAGTCTCGGGACAGGAACAGACGATGAGAGTCGATGCCAACATTTCTGTTGGTGTTGAAAGAGTGGAAATTAAAAACATCACCGGCGTGAAGAATGTGGAACGCGGCCTCAAGTTCGAGGTCATACGCCAGACCAAGATGCTTGCTGCCAAGAAGAAGATCGTGCGCGAGACCAGACATTTCGATGAAGAACGCGGTGTTACTACTCCTGGCAGAGAGAAAGAATTTGAAGAGGACTACGGCTACATCGGCGAGCCTGATCTTGGAACTTACACGATCACGGAAATGGCCGCTGCGCTGAAGGTGCCTGAGACACCGCTGATCAGAGCCAAGCGCTTTGAGAAAGAATACGGCATGCAGTTCTCTACTGCCAAGCAGTTAGTGGCTACCTCCTGGGATCTAGCAGATATTTTTGAAGAATTAGCTGCTAAGATAGGCGCAGAAAAGGCTGCGAGCTGGTGCTTAGGCGCTCTGTCGTCAAGATGGAAAGGCCTGCAGGAAAAGATGTCTGATGAACTGCATGAAACACTGCTGCAGATTGTCATTGAAGCCGCTGAAGGGAAGATCACTGACAGTGATGCCAAGCTGCGCATTGAAGCTCTATCAAAAGGCAAAGAGATCTCATCTACAGATGATGTGGATGTTGACGTTGACAGCCTGATAACGCAGATTGCCGATGAACATCCTGAAGTAGTTGAAGATTACAGAACCAATCCGAAAGCAGCAAACTTCATCATCGGCAGAGTGATGAAAGAGACCAAGGGAAAATTCTCATCGCAGGAGATTGCTGAAAAAGCCAAGAAGGAGCTGGAAAGCAGACTCTGA
- the aspS gene encoding aspartate--tRNA ligase codes for MMRTHTCGELRSSDIGKDVTIAGWIRFSRDHGGVLFFDVADTYGITQAVYDPESITADGYAELGDILKTFSRESVIKVVGTVRNRVPGTEDCRNNTGEVEVLIKTAELLNSSKPLPFEVAEQKGSMLPSEDLRLKYRYLDLRRHVMAENLRFRHSVVTSLRTALNSRGFTEIETPMLVRSTPEGARDFIVPSRTSPGDFYALPQSPQMYKQMLMVGGMDRYFQLARCFRDEDSRSDRQPEFTQIDMEMSFVDMSDIQETIEFMLSEMWKNVYGEELKTPFPRVSFYDAMHKYGTDAPDIRYGLELHDVTEIVRNANYEIFKRILSKNGKVECVNVKAEYTKGGSEEGGVGRNEVDRLIEWAKSQGMGGLTWMRMTPEGLQSNIVKYFSDDVKDALVAEMDAKDGDLLLYLAGSEIAALKAGGELRRKLAADLGLLEGKPHQFVWLVDCPLFQKDSATGQIEAFHHMFVCPENMDLSGEITDIRGLSYDLVLDGSEIGSGSMRCHDPEVQHRILEMIGMSEEKIQDEFGFFIEALSFGAPPHGGIALGVDRLISLLLGCESIRDVIAFPKNKKFQSLVDGAPASVEEEKLSELQLLSLAGEDFDDSDFEE; via the coding sequence ATGATGAGAACACACACTTGCGGAGAACTCAGGTCGAGCGACATCGGAAAAGATGTTACTATTGCGGGCTGGATCCGTTTCTCAAGAGATCATGGCGGCGTTTTATTCTTCGACGTTGCTGATACATATGGCATTACTCAAGCAGTTTACGATCCTGAATCCATAACAGCAGATGGCTATGCTGAGCTGGGAGACATCCTCAAGACTTTCAGCAGAGAGTCTGTAATTAAAGTCGTAGGGACGGTTAGAAACCGTGTTCCGGGAACTGAAGACTGTAGGAACAATACTGGAGAAGTAGAGGTTCTGATTAAGACTGCTGAACTGCTGAATTCCTCAAAGCCTCTGCCGTTTGAAGTTGCTGAGCAAAAAGGTTCAATGCTTCCCTCAGAAGATCTGAGGCTTAAGTATCGTTATCTGGATCTCAGAAGGCATGTGATGGCTGAGAATCTGCGTTTCCGCCACAGTGTGGTCACTTCATTAAGAACAGCATTGAACTCTCGTGGTTTTACTGAAATTGAAACACCTATGCTGGTACGCAGCACTCCAGAAGGTGCTAGGGACTTCATAGTGCCTTCTCGTACCTCCCCTGGAGATTTCTATGCCCTTCCGCAGTCGCCTCAGATGTACAAGCAGATGCTGATGGTCGGCGGCATGGATCGCTATTTCCAGCTGGCCCGCTGCTTCAGGGATGAAGATTCCCGTTCAGACAGGCAGCCTGAGTTCACACAGATCGATATGGAAATGTCCTTTGTTGATATGTCTGATATTCAGGAGACAATCGAGTTCATGCTTTCCGAGATGTGGAAGAATGTTTACGGTGAAGAGCTGAAAACTCCCTTCCCGCGCGTGAGCTTCTATGATGCCATGCACAAGTACGGTACCGATGCTCCTGATATCCGCTACGGTCTGGAACTCCATGATGTTACTGAAATTGTCAGGAACGCCAACTATGAAATTTTCAAGAGGATCCTTTCCAAAAATGGAAAGGTCGAATGCGTCAACGTTAAAGCCGAGTATACAAAAGGCGGCTCTGAGGAGGGCGGTGTCGGACGCAACGAAGTCGACCGTCTGATTGAATGGGCCAAGTCTCAGGGAATGGGCGGCCTCACCTGGATGAGAATGACTCCAGAGGGTCTGCAGAGCAACATTGTCAAGTACTTCTCTGATGACGTCAAAGACGCCTTGGTTGCCGAGATGGATGCCAAAGACGGAGATCTTCTGCTTTACTTGGCAGGATCTGAGATCGCCGCTTTGAAAGCCGGCGGGGAGCTGCGCCGCAAGCTTGCTGCTGATTTAGGCCTTCTGGAAGGAAAGCCTCATCAGTTTGTGTGGCTTGTCGACTGTCCTCTGTTCCAGAAAGATTCCGCTACCGGCCAGATCGAGGCATTCCACCACATGTTCGTATGTCCTGAAAACATGGATCTTTCCGGCGAGATTACAGACATCAGGGGTCTTAGTTATGATTTAGTCCTCGATGGATCTGAAATAGGCTCCGGTTCGATGAGATGTCATGATCCTGAAGTCCAGCACAGAATTCTGGAAATGATCGGCATGTCTGAAGAGAAGATTCAGGACGAGTTCGGGTTCTTCATCGAGGCTCTCAGTTTCGGTGCTCCTCCGCACGGAGGAATTGCTCTCGGAGTTGACCGTTTGATTTCTCTGCTGCTCGGATGCGAGTCCATCAGAGATGTCATTGCATTCCCGAAGAACAAGAAGTTCCAGTCTCTTGTTGATGGAGCTCCCGCAAGCGTAGAAGAAGAAAAGCTCTCAGAACTGCAGCTTCTGTCTCTCGCCGGCGAAGACTTCGACGATTCAGACTTCGAGGAATAA
- a CDS encoding Asp-tRNA(Asn)/Glu-tRNA(Gln) amidotransferase subunit GatC → MAIDPKTVERVAKVARINLTEEELKRYSEDLEEILEAFSILDEAPECDSFDFNPVNVENILRDDEPRLDIDPAILRDLMHTVDDRVRGPRVI, encoded by the coding sequence ATGGCAATAGATCCCAAGACCGTGGAGAGGGTGGCTAAAGTAGCCAGGATAAATCTCACAGAAGAAGAGCTGAAGAGATACTCAGAGGATCTGGAAGAGATTCTGGAGGCGTTTTCAATTCTTGACGAGGCTCCAGAATGTGACAGTTTTGACTTTAATCCTGTCAATGTAGAGAATATCCTCAGAGACGATGAACCTCGCCTGGATATTGATCCTGCAATCCTCAGAGACTTGATGCACACTGTAGATGACAGAGTCAGGGGGCCGAGAGTAATATGA
- a CDS encoding putative DNA binding domain-containing protein, which yields MPRNRELMRVFKDVDLVEQLGSGMSRILHTYDQSIFDISDNFIRAIFPFTESLDHDGTINGIINGIINEIEKKIR from the coding sequence ATGCCCCGCAATCGCGAGTTAATGCGTGTTTTCAAAGATGTTGATCTTGTAGAACAACTCGGATCTGGCATGAGCCGTATTCTTCACACATATGACCAAAGCATCTTTGACATTTCAGACAATTTTATCAGAGCGATCTTTCCATTTACAGAAAGTCTGGATCATGATGGCACTATAAATGGCATCATAAATGGCATCATAAATGAAATTGAAAAAAAGATCAGATAG
- a CDS encoding glyoxalase/bleomycin resistance/dioxygenase family protein — protein MKFVLPLLAVKDIEVSKKFYKEIFDQRVVCDYGKNVTFSGGFAIQEDFAWLIDISSEEVSEKSNNMELYFETDDLDSFINKLEEYPIEYVHRMKTHDWKQRVVRIYDPDHHIIEIGEPMDAVVKRCLMEGYSPEETAEITQQTMKFVERCIKQLNEKA, from the coding sequence ATGAAATTTGTGTTGCCCCTGTTGGCCGTGAAAGATATCGAAGTCTCTAAAAAGTTCTATAAAGAAATATTTGATCAGCGCGTAGTCTGTGATTACGGCAAGAATGTAACATTCAGCGGAGGATTTGCCATACAAGAAGACTTTGCCTGGCTAATTGATATTTCTTCTGAAGAGGTATCTGAAAAATCAAACAACATGGAACTTTATTTTGAAACTGATGATCTTGATTCATTCATTAATAAATTAGAAGAATATCCAATAGAATATGTTCACCGGATGAAGACTCACGACTGGAAACAGAGAGTTGTACGCATCTATGATCCTGATCATCATATCATCGAAATAGGAGAGCCGATGGACGCCGTTGTCAAAAGATGTCTGATGGAGGGTTATTCTCCTGAAGAAACTGCAGAGATCACACAGCAGACTATGAAGTTCGTTGAAAGGTGCATTAAGCAGTTGAATGAAAAGGCATGA